A window of Sulfurimonas gotlandica GD1 contains these coding sequences:
- the ribA gene encoding GTP cyclohydrolase II, with protein sequence MNIEISEVANLPSKFGDFKVKAFKEGQKEHLVIYSDNLAEVPTVRVHSECLTGDAIGSLKCDCRDQLEYALKLASSSDGMVIYLRQEGRNIGLLNKINAYALQDKGLNTIEANHQLGFRTDERTYEIVTYILHHFGVKKIKLLTNNPDKINSISDIEIVERVPIIMDSNKYNIDYLNVKKDEMGHLL encoded by the coding sequence TTGAATATAGAGATTTCAGAAGTAGCAAATTTGCCATCAAAGTTTGGCGACTTCAAAGTAAAAGCCTTTAAAGAAGGCCAAAAAGAGCACCTTGTTATATACTCAGACAACTTAGCCGAAGTTCCAACTGTACGAGTTCACTCAGAGTGTTTAACTGGAGATGCAATAGGCAGTTTAAAGTGTGACTGTAGAGACCAACTTGAATATGCGTTAAAGCTAGCATCTTCTAGTGATGGGATGGTTATATATCTAAGACAGGAGGGGCGTAACATTGGTCTTTTAAACAAGATAAATGCTTATGCTCTGCAAGATAAAGGTCTAAATACTATTGAGGCAAACCATCAACTTGGCTTTCGTACAGATGAGAGAACTTACGAAATCGTTACATATATCCTGCATCACTTTGGCGTTAAAAAAATAAAACTACTAACTAATAACCCTGATAAAATCAATTCTATCAGTGACATAGAAATTGTAGAGAGAGTTCCTATTATTATGGACTCAAATAAATACAATATAGATTACTTAAATGTAAAAAAAGATGAGATGGGTCATCTACTATAA
- a CDS encoding tyrosine-type recombinase/integrase — MAMKYNLEITKYKNIYSLKKDNGKDEYYTTFMLKGITYQKKNLTAEFNATTAKQASETLEFIKSEIREGREPFQSNGGDKVRNIILNDIATKKPKNKGGDNSHYKRSLELFFNKYINPTIGHLTMENVKDSHIKKILNSLEGNTKSYKLTVNVLMLKIFENAFRKGAIKTNPFYDLDYGTHEPKAEFDIRLNEDMEDTAKKIYNATINFDMSHRLLFLLSIMSVRRIGEIWKLRFSHFKKYSDGSWYVLATKDITKTGIEEKYPIPLEVVELLPEEVLDDEYKDEKLFHFCYSGMFLKEAKLIKNAKVEINKGYKITSHDNRNLFISILSSLGIDSDLADRCLSHNNKKNIKQVYLDVPYKKRKEIFEKWWNFLRAK, encoded by the coding sequence ATGGCTATGAAATATAACTTAGAAATCACTAAGTATAAAAATATTTACTCTCTAAAAAAAGACAATGGGAAAGATGAGTATTACACTACTTTTATGTTGAAAGGTATTACTTATCAAAAGAAAAACCTCACTGCTGAGTTTAATGCTACTACTGCAAAACAAGCAAGTGAAACATTAGAATTTATCAAATCTGAAATACGAGAAGGAAGAGAGCCTTTTCAATCAAACGGTGGAGATAAAGTAAGAAATATTATTCTTAATGATATAGCAACTAAAAAGCCTAAAAATAAAGGTGGCGACAATTCACATTATAAGAGAAGCTTAGAGCTATTTTTCAACAAATACATTAATCCGACAATAGGTCATTTGACAATGGAGAATGTAAAAGACAGCCATATAAAAAAAATATTAAATAGCTTGGAGGGTAATACAAAAAGCTATAAGCTTACAGTAAATGTGTTAATGCTGAAAATATTTGAAAATGCTTTTAGAAAGGGAGCAATTAAAACTAACCCTTTTTATGATTTAGATTATGGAACACACGAGCCAAAAGCTGAGTTTGATATAAGACTCAACGAGGATATGGAAGATACCGCTAAAAAAATATATAATGCAACTATAAACTTTGATATGTCTCATAGATTATTATTTTTATTGTCAATTATGTCAGTAAGAAGAATTGGAGAAATCTGGAAGCTAAGATTTTCTCATTTTAAAAAATACAGTGATGGAAGTTGGTATGTATTAGCAACAAAGGACATCACTAAAACTGGAATTGAGGAAAAATATCCTATTCCATTAGAAGTTGTCGAACTACTTCCTGAAGAAGTATTAGATGATGAATATAAAGATGAAAAACTATTCCATTTTTGCTATTCAGGAATGTTTTTAAAAGAAGCCAAGCTCATAAAAAATGCGAAGGTTGAAATAAATAAGGGATACAAAATCACATCTCACGACAACAGAAACTTATTTATTTCGATTCTTTCTTCATTAGGAATAGATAGTGACTTAGCCGATAGATGTCTATCTCATAATAACAAAAAAAATATAAAGCAAGTCTATTTAGATGTTCCTTATAAAAAAAGAAAAGAGATATTTGAAAAGTGGTGGAACTTTTTAAGAGCAAAATAA
- a CDS encoding DUF1493 family protein, whose translation MKPYDRNQVMNDILEQIKNFTERENINIDLIIVPELSPDGLVLNYSTNFKYKEREIDLDDVLHTDLSLSLNSNIYVLHKFKSRFGLDYGEVDINDVNYRKYVKKWHRNAASIWKHIPKKKKKEADLSIKNGICEIVDFLGVKGVDIKKIYNLKMTNNGLLPEIITIGKVA comes from the coding sequence ATGAAACCTTATGACAGAAATCAAGTTATGAATGATATTTTAGAGCAAATAAAAAACTTTACTGAACGAGAAAATATTAATATCGACTTAATAATAGTGCCAGAGCTTAGTCCAGATGGATTAGTTTTAAACTATTCTACTAACTTTAAATATAAAGAAAGAGAAATAGATTTAGATGATGTGCTTCATACTGATTTGAGTCTTTCTCTTAATTCAAATATTTATGTTTTACATAAATTTAAATCAAGATTTGGATTAGACTATGGAGAAGTTGATATTAATGATGTTAATTATCGTAAATATGTTAAAAAATGGCATAGAAATGCGGCGAGTATATGGAAACATATTCCTAAAAAAAAGAAGAAAGAAGCAGACTTGAGTATTAAAAATGGGATATGCGAAATAGTTGATTTTTTAGGTGTAAAAGGAGTTGATATCAAAAAAATATATAATCTTAAAATGACGAATAATGGACTTTTGCCTGAAATAATTACTATTGGGAAGGTAGCATAA
- a CDS encoding SAM-dependent methyltransferase, with protein MSNINKKDKKQKKSTVFTPKELSYELYKIITSEYDFKTVFDPCIGISGGMTKYYLENGVEVIGADIDKNAKNQCNVFFHQDIKNSDIPENVKPDLIIMNPPFNGNGRGKNLLFPHLFLKTMFDRFGEDIPVVMITGDNFLNNNRLKSARLKYVSDGNFDITSLMTLPLDVFNGIKFNAQVLFFNMPKLKPFYIYDESKAKLNLLPVNNQSFIDIERVA; from the coding sequence ATGTCTAACATTAATAAAAAAGATAAAAAACAAAAAAAATCAACTGTGTTTACTCCAAAAGAGTTAAGTTATGAACTATATAAGATAATTACTTCTGAATATGACTTTAAAACTGTCTTTGACCCTTGTATCGGTATAAGTGGTGGTATGACTAAATATTACCTTGAAAATGGCGTTGAAGTTATTGGAGCAGATATTGATAAAAATGCAAAAAATCAATGTAATGTTTTTTTCCATCAAGATATTAAGAACTCAGATATACCTGAGAATGTGAAACCTGATTTGATTATTATGAACCCACCGTTTAACGGTAATGGCAGAGGTAAGAATTTATTATTTCCTCATCTATTCCTAAAAACTATGTTTGATAGATTTGGCGAAGATATTCCAGTAGTGATGATTACGGGCGATAATTTTTTAAATAATAATAGATTAAAGTCTGCAAGACTGAAATATGTCTCTGATGGTAATTTTGATATTACAAGTCTTATGACTCTTCCCTTAGATGTATTTAATGGTATTAAATTTAATGCACAAGTTTTATTTTTCAATATGCCAAAACTAAAACCTTTTTACATTTATGATGAATCAAAGGCAAAACTTAACTTATTACCAGTGAATAATCAAAGTTTTATAGATATTGAGAGGGTAGCATAA
- a CDS encoding J domain-containing protein has protein sequence MTNIEIKNEFLGIEGINEAKKIYKELAKRLHPDVGGSTELFKMLNEIYNSILENGISFASDTEFDLEIEKIISKILHYQDIIIEVVGSWIWVSGNSKSIKDELKELGFKWANKKKMWYYGEMKGRNPKQKSMSDIKAKYGCQTVHSKTREKISC, from the coding sequence ATGACAAATATAGAGATTAAAAACGAGTTTTTAGGCATTGAGGGCATAAACGAAGCAAAGAAGATATACAAAGAGTTAGCTAAGAGGCTTCATCCTGACGTGGGAGGCTCTACTGAGCTATTTAAGATGTTAAATGAGATATACAATAGTATTTTAGAAAATGGCATTAGCTTTGCGAGTGATACAGAGTTTGATTTAGAGATAGAGAAAATAATATCAAAGATACTGCATTATCAAGATATTATCATTGAAGTTGTCGGTTCTTGGATTTGGGTTAGTGGTAATTCTAAGAGTATTAAAGATGAGTTGAAAGAGCTTGGTTTTAAGTGGGCTAATAAGAAAAAGATGTGGTATTACGGAGAGATGAAAGGGAGAAATCCTAAACAGAAGTCTATGAGTGATATAAAGGCTAAATATGGCTGTCAAACAGTCCATAGTAAAACAAGAGAGAAAATCTCTTGCTAA
- a CDS encoding site-specific DNA-methyltransferase, with product MNKYENLSKEQLLQKIKTLESKKYGLFWDDEKEPENVVIECQNNIPILNNIKTNTISTNILRPSNILIEGDNYHSLQVLNYTHNGKIDVIYIDPPYNTKNKDFIYNDTYVDAEDGYKHSKWLNFMEKRLRLAHNLLTEKGVMFISIDDNEMPRLNLLCKKIFGENNVETYIWDLRDFEESSFTKTASHTVRFEHEYIIACYKNNKKLSRFTEYRFKDREDFSNIDNDPRGEWMSGNISRNGIKSTSGSKYFTITTPTGIKYSRNWTLSKKEYKELIDDNRIYFSKNGDGVPRLKIFKSESSQSIQSSIFTGLKTSITGKNEIKELFDGNELFNFPKPTTLIKRLVELSSNQTSIILDFFAGSGTTGQAILNLNQEDGGNRQFILCTNNENNICSEITYPRIKKIINGYTNPKNEKVEGLTGNLHYYMTDLIPIDGYVNISDANREDLTLKASNMIAIKENTHIEVESNQSYQIFKDEATNKYTAIYSTEDLEFFDELIKKVEKFNTTLYIYSYGKIDKSSYNYLGTNFQIEDIPEPIINIYKEINKEGLI from the coding sequence ATGAATAAATATGAAAACTTATCAAAAGAACAGTTATTACAAAAAATAAAAACTTTAGAGTCCAAGAAATATGGCTTATTTTGGGATGATGAAAAAGAACCAGAGAACGTAGTAATTGAATGTCAAAACAATATACCGATTTTAAATAATATAAAGACTAATACGATTAGCACTAATATATTAAGACCAAGTAATATACTAATTGAGGGGGATAATTATCACTCACTTCAAGTTTTAAATTATACTCATAATGGTAAAATTGATGTTATATACATAGACCCACCCTACAATACAAAGAATAAAGATTTTATTTATAATGACACTTATGTAGATGCAGAAGATGGGTACAAACATAGTAAATGGCTTAATTTTATGGAAAAAAGATTAAGGTTAGCACATAACTTATTAACTGAGAAAGGGGTAATGTTTATAAGTATAGATGACAATGAAATGCCAAGACTAAATTTATTATGTAAAAAAATCTTTGGCGAAAATAATGTTGAAACTTATATATGGGATTTAAGAGATTTTGAAGAAAGCTCTTTTACAAAAACAGCTTCTCATACAGTTAGATTTGAGCACGAATATATTATTGCTTGCTATAAGAATAATAAAAAATTGTCAAGGTTTACGGAATATAGATTTAAGGATAGAGAAGACTTTTCTAATATTGACAATGACCCAAGGGGGGAGTGGATGTCAGGAAATATATCAAGAAATGGAATAAAATCTACAAGTGGTTCAAAATATTTTACAATCACGACTCCAACAGGTATTAAATATAGTAGAAATTGGACTTTATCTAAGAAAGAATATAAAGAACTTATAGATGATAATAGAATATATTTTTCAAAAAATGGTGATGGAGTACCACGATTAAAAATATTTAAAAGTGAAAGCTCACAATCAATACAAAGTTCTATTTTTACTGGATTAAAAACTTCTATTACTGGTAAAAATGAAATTAAAGAATTATTTGATGGTAATGAATTGTTTAATTTTCCAAAGCCAACAACACTTATTAAGAGACTTGTTGAACTTAGTTCAAATCAAACTTCTATTATATTGGACTTTTTCGCTGGTTCTGGAACAACTGGACAAGCCATATTAAACTTAAATCAAGAAGACGGTGGGAATAGACAATTCATACTTTGTACAAATAATGAAAATAATATTTGCTCCGAAATAACATACCCAAGAATTAAAAAAATAATAAATGGCTATACTAATCCAAAGAATGAAAAAGTAGAAGGATTAACTGGTAACTTACATTACTATATGACAGATTTAATTCCAATAGACGGGTATGTAAACATTAGTGACGCTAATAGAGAAGATTTAACTCTAAAGGCAAGCAATATGATAGCTATAAAAGAAAACACACATATTGAAGTAGAATCAAACCAAAGCTATCAAATATTTAAAGATGAAGCAACTAATAAATATACAGCTATTTACTCAACAGAGGATTTAGAGTTCTTTGATGAACTAATAAAAAAAGTTGAAAAATTTAATACTACATTATATATTTATAGTTATGGAAAAATTGATAAATCATCATACAACTATTTAGGTACTAATTTTCAAATAGAAGATATACCTGAACCAATAATAAATATTTATAAAGAAATAAACAAAGAGGGACTGATATGA
- a CDS encoding DEAD/DEAH box helicase, which yields MKLMEFQKKAVDDLSESFFNLWKTNENKLPLVFKAPTGAGKTIMMAEFLRTLDTNYHFDEDKAYIWISFGGDESYMQSKKKLYKYFNDGTDMALKDKDDLSQKELGKNNIFFINWSKIKSSTKDGKVLRKDNELTDGDYGIFDEYIKNTKAKRDLVLIVDEAHTETSTGLATEVIDLIDPRIIIKVTATPKTTPSADDIDDNKAGYIRVKEDEVIQSGLIKDSIIIQTKEEIESIESGSLSEDELMIELAIKRRDELLGYYQDLKLDINPLVLIQLPNDMDEKEQVTTNKKAVVLNYLKSKGISNDKIAIWLSNEKINLDLIELNNSDVDFMLFKAAAATGWDCPRASILVMFREIKTPTFHTQIIGRIKRMPEAKHYENGILNKAYIYTNYNKSHIQDIKDKTENKVPCFNSVIKPEIEQIELQSMYHNRVDFNTLTPENKWQKYMLSILDENKELILERIDTTVTAIDNKIVVDTTIDSFDNFIVQLKAKANETNFHFSRNDIEKLYNLLCFEELQKQDLELAKYNPSRSWSALKKSLNVWFNKRLNLHKEKFYTIIVNDMLKSDNKSVLKQMIHKALVGFREIFEAETESKDGKEEIIVIAPPQELSFTDDYELIECNKNVYNLFYNAKKYLGKENEEKFITFLEEQDNVQWWHKQSNSGKDAFAVEYYDAQESKDRLFFPDFIIKTKDKLYILDTKKDGTAKSTETKSKSEALQKWIKENQDKYDLELIGGIAIIKHPHWKLNSQDEYIYENDSEWINIEF from the coding sequence ATGAAATTAATGGAGTTTCAAAAAAAAGCAGTAGATGACTTAAGTGAAAGTTTTTTTAATCTTTGGAAAACTAATGAAAATAAATTACCATTAGTATTTAAAGCACCTACTGGTGCGGGGAAAACAATTATGATGGCAGAGTTTTTAAGAACTCTTGATACAAACTATCATTTTGATGAAGATAAAGCTTATATCTGGATTTCATTTGGTGGAGACGAGTCATATATGCAGTCAAAAAAGAAACTATATAAATATTTCAATGATGGCACAGATATGGCATTAAAAGATAAAGATGATTTATCTCAAAAAGAACTTGGAAAGAATAATATTTTTTTTATTAACTGGTCAAAAATAAAATCCAGCACGAAAGATGGTAAGGTTTTAAGAAAGGATAATGAGCTCACAGATGGCGACTATGGGATATTTGACGAATATATCAAAAATACAAAAGCAAAAAGAGATTTAGTTTTAATTGTTGATGAAGCACATACTGAAACAAGCACTGGATTAGCCACGGAGGTTATTGATTTAATTGACCCAAGAATTATAATAAAAGTAACAGCTACCCCAAAAACAACTCCAAGTGCAGATGATATTGATGATAATAAAGCTGGGTATATTAGGGTCAAAGAAGATGAAGTAATACAAAGCGGTCTGATAAAAGATAGCATTATTATTCAAACAAAGGAAGAGATAGAATCTATTGAGTCTGGCTCTTTGAGCGAAGATGAACTAATGATAGAACTTGCCATAAAAAGAAGAGACGAACTCTTAGGATATTACCAAGACTTAAAGCTTGATATAAATCCATTAGTATTGATTCAACTTCCAAACGATATGGATGAAAAAGAACAGGTTACAACTAATAAAAAAGCAGTAGTGTTAAATTATCTGAAATCAAAAGGGATAAGTAACGATAAGATAGCAATTTGGTTAAGTAATGAAAAAATAAACTTAGATTTAATAGAATTAAATAATAGTGATGTAGATTTTATGCTTTTTAAAGCAGCTGCAGCTACTGGATGGGATTGCCCAAGAGCATCAATTTTAGTGATGTTTAGAGAAATTAAAACACCTACATTTCATACACAAATAATTGGTAGAATTAAAAGAATGCCTGAAGCAAAGCATTACGAAAATGGAATACTAAATAAAGCTTATATTTACACTAACTATAATAAGTCACATATACAAGATATAAAAGATAAAACTGAAAATAAAGTTCCTTGTTTTAATTCAGTAATTAAACCTGAAATAGAACAAATTGAATTACAAAGTATGTATCATAATAGAGTAGATTTTAATACTTTAACTCCAGAAAATAAATGGCAAAAATATATGCTGAGTATTCTTGATGAAAATAAAGAATTGATACTTGAAAGAATAGATACAACAGTAACGGCAATAGATAATAAAATAGTCGTAGATACTACGATAGATAGTTTTGATAACTTTATTGTGCAACTTAAAGCAAAAGCAAATGAAACTAATTTCCATTTTAGTAGGAATGACATTGAAAAACTTTATAACTTATTGTGTTTTGAAGAACTACAAAAACAAGACCTTGAATTAGCTAAATATAATCCATCAAGGTCGTGGAGTGCTTTAAAAAAATCATTGAATGTTTGGTTTAATAAGAGGCTTAATCTTCATAAAGAAAAGTTCTATACTATCATCGTAAATGATATGTTGAAAAGTGATAATAAAAGTGTCTTAAAACAGATGATACATAAAGCATTAGTTGGTTTTAGAGAGATTTTTGAAGCAGAAACAGAAAGCAAAGATGGTAAGGAAGAAATAATTGTAATTGCACCTCCACAAGAACTTAGTTTTACAGATGATTATGAACTTATAGAATGTAATAAAAATGTATATAACCTTTTTTACAATGCTAAAAAATACTTAGGAAAAGAGAATGAAGAAAAATTTATTACTTTTCTTGAAGAACAAGATAATGTTCAATGGTGGCATAAACAAAGCAATAGTGGAAAAGATGCTTTTGCAGTAGAATACTATGACGCACAAGAGAGTAAAGATAGACTCTTTTTTCCTGATTTTATCATAAAGACAAAAGATAAACTTTACATTTTAGATACTAAAAAAGATGGCACCGCTAAATCTACTGAAACAAAATCTAAAAGTGAAGCACTTCAAAAATGGATTAAAGAAAATCAAGATAAGTATGATTTAGAGTTAATTGGTGGTATAGCCATCATTAAACACCCACATTGGAAACTTAACAGTCAAGATGAGTATATTTATGAGAATGATAGTGAGTGGATTAATATAGAGTTTTAA
- a CDS encoding CZB domain-containing protein, which yields MLNLIRVFKIMDKVKTLESIQNARRAHEAQMTKIKAAIDGEKVDNPTAVAKTKCAFGQWLYDDENHLRDILGSLFYDNMEVLHARWHSEYLRVFEIFFKDQKKGFLSKILGSSKISEMELDRAKLYYSELQATTQELLKALGSSERRIGALPESKFY from the coding sequence ATGCTAAATTTAATCAGAGTATTTAAGATAATGGATAAAGTAAAAACACTAGAATCAATTCAAAATGCTAGAAGAGCACATGAAGCTCAAATGACTAAAATTAAAGCAGCTATAGATGGCGAAAAAGTAGATAATCCAACAGCAGTAGCAAAGACAAAGTGCGCATTTGGTCAATGGCTCTATGATGATGAAAACCACCTGCGCGATATTCTTGGCTCACTGTTTTATGATAATATGGAAGTACTTCATGCAAGGTGGCATAGTGAGTATTTAAGAGTATTTGAGATATTTTTTAAAGATCAGAAAAAAGGTTTTTTATCAAAAATTCTTGGATCTTCTAAAATAAGTGAGATGGAATTGGATAGAGCGAAACTTTACTATAGTGAACTTCAAGCTACTACACAAGAACTCTTAAAAGCTTTAGGCTCTTCTGAGAGAAGAATAGGGGCACTACCAGAATCTAAATTTTATTAG
- a CDS encoding PAS domain-containing protein: protein MTHPEPINNEIKLSQKRYIVSKTDAKGIIEYGNDYFVEISGYSEAELIGKPHSIVRHPDMPRIAFKLMWDRIKQGKNFMAIVKNLAKDGSYYWVVTDFEPKIDPITNEIISHTAFRKAAPQKAIDTMIPIYAKLLDIEKEGGMEASEKYLRGFLEENNTTYDDFVNDLVGNSGLFKVFFAAMKKMFS from the coding sequence GTGACACATCCTGAACCCATAAATAATGAAATAAAACTAAGTCAAAAAAGATATATTGTTTCTAAAACAGACGCAAAGGGTATTATCGAGTATGGAAATGATTACTTTGTTGAGATATCTGGGTACAGTGAAGCTGAACTAATTGGTAAACCGCACTCTATTGTAAGACATCCTGATATGCCTCGTATTGCGTTTAAACTTATGTGGGACAGAATTAAACAGGGTAAAAACTTCATGGCTATTGTTAAAAATTTAGCAAAAGATGGAAGTTACTACTGGGTTGTAACTGATTTTGAACCAAAAATAGATCCTATAACAAATGAAATAATTTCACACACTGCTTTTAGAAAAGCTGCACCTCAAAAAGCAATAGATACTATGATTCCAATCTATGCAAAACTTTTAGATATAGAAAAAGAAGGTGGAATGGAAGCCAGCGAAAAATATCTTCGTGGATTTTTAGAAGAAAACAATACTACATATGATGATTTTGTAAACGATTTAGTTGGAAACAGCGGTCTATTTAAAGTGTTTTTTGCAGCTATGAAAAAGATGTTCTCATAA
- the rsmG gene encoding 16S rRNA (guanine(527)-N(7))-methyltransferase RsmG, with the protein MDLKAILAQDNIILPDDFFYNIQKYKEHLFKWNKIHNLTGAKDSNSIDEFIYDAVFPVSFLPKAKNLLDIGTGAGFPGMILALALPDTQVTLVEPLTKRASFLQFIKADLELDNVRVVKKRVEDMEAEIFDIVTSRAVTDTQMLLNLSKNFRDEKSKLLFYKGERVYDEVDESIKHKIIKTKNRHYLLIGED; encoded by the coding sequence GTGGATTTAAAAGCTATACTCGCTCAAGACAATATTATATTACCCGACGACTTTTTTTATAATATACAAAAATACAAAGAGCACCTATTTAAATGGAACAAAATCCATAATCTAACTGGTGCAAAAGATTCAAACTCTATCGATGAATTTATATACGATGCAGTTTTCCCTGTAAGTTTTCTTCCAAAAGCAAAGAATCTTTTAGACATAGGTACTGGAGCCGGTTTCCCAGGTATGATTTTAGCACTTGCTCTTCCAGATACACAAGTAACCCTAGTTGAACCATTAACAAAAAGAGCCAGTTTTTTACAGTTTATAAAAGCTGACTTGGAGCTTGATAATGTAAGAGTTGTAAAAAAACGTGTTGAAGATATGGAAGCTGAAATATTTGATATTGTAACCTCTAGGGCTGTTACAGATACACAGATGCTCCTAAACTTAAGCAAAAACTTTCGTGATGAAAAATCAAAACTTCTTTTTTACAAAGGTGAGAGAGTTTATGACGAAGTCGATGAAAGTATTAAACATAAAATAATAAAAACTAAAAATAGACACTACTTATTAATAGGAGAAGATTAA
- a CDS encoding PP0621 family protein, with protein sequence MSPQWIVVIVLIAVVYFIFIKKRPALRQNKKSSSEKKSKEEVQSNDMIECAECGIYCEVDDTILSNNKYYCSQECLKKS encoded by the coding sequence ATGTCACCACAATGGATTGTAGTTATTGTACTTATCGCTGTTGTATACTTTATATTCATAAAAAAGAGACCTGCCCTAAGACAAAACAAAAAAAGTTCCAGTGAGAAAAAAAGCAAAGAAGAAGTTCAAAGTAACGATATGATTGAGTGTGCTGAATGTGGCATTTACTGTGAAGTTGATGATACAATCCTCAGCAATAACAAATACTACTGCTCGCAAGAGTGTTTAAAGAAATCATAA
- a CDS encoding C40 family peptidase, translating into MIRLTLIISLILIFNGCSTKHLRQHSKPQEEIQNITSKPKAIPSYKPKNKNWITTALYNEYKKWYKTPHKLGGINTNGLDCSSLIQIVYRDAFSISLPRTTKDQVKQGYLISRNSTKEGDLVFFKTGFNKRHAGIIIEEDKFMHTSKKYGVSISSMSNPYWKSRYWQSRRVLP; encoded by the coding sequence ATGATACGATTAACTCTTATTATCTCTCTCATACTTATCTTTAACGGATGTTCTACAAAGCATCTAAGACAACACTCAAAACCTCAAGAAGAAATTCAAAATATAACTTCTAAACCAAAAGCTATTCCATCATACAAACCAAAAAATAAGAACTGGATAACAACAGCTCTATATAATGAATATAAAAAATGGTATAAAACTCCGCATAAACTTGGTGGGATAAATACAAATGGATTGGATTGTTCATCATTAATACAAATTGTTTACAGAGACGCTTTTAGTATCTCTCTCCCAAGAACTACTAAAGATCAGGTCAAACAAGGTTATCTAATTAGTAGAAATTCTACCAAAGAAGGTGATTTGGTTTTTTTCAAAACTGGCTTTAATAAAAGACATGCGGGCATAATTATTGAAGAAGATAAGTTTATGCATACTTCAAAAAAATATGGAGTCAGCATCTCTAGTATGAGTAATCCATATTGGAAAAGCAGATACTGGCAGAGTCGAAGAGTTTTACCTTAA
- a CDS encoding c-type cytochrome — MRLVLILLSIFILSGCEKNEKIVFDTPNTQVENERAKVIFQRCQRCHGMKAEIQALTRSDIIAHYSKNDLIQALTLYQKGKRDRHRFGFLMKGIIVDLSSDDIRVLSDYISKIEDKN, encoded by the coding sequence ATGCGTTTAGTTCTAATATTACTCTCTATATTTATCTTGAGCGGATGTGAAAAAAATGAAAAAATAGTCTTTGATACTCCAAATACACAAGTAGAAAATGAAAGAGCAAAGGTTATATTTCAAAGATGCCAGAGATGCCATGGTATGAAAGCCGAGATACAAGCATTAACAAGATCTGACATCATAGCTCACTATAGTAAAAATGATTTAATCCAAGCACTTACGCTATATCAAAAAGGAAAAAGAGACAGACATAGATTTGGCTTTTTGATGAAAGGTATAATTGTTGACTTGTCTAGTGATGATATAAGAGTTCTCTCAGACTACATATCAAAAATAGAAGACAAAAACTAA